Sequence from the Toxoplasma gondii ME49 chromosome Ib, whole genome shotgun sequence genome:
CGCCTGCAGCGATTCTTTCTGCCGCGCAAGGAGTGCACACGAGGACATTTGCAGGCCTGTGAAAGAGACGCTCTGagtcgaagaggaaaaacacgaAGCCGGAATTTTTCACGCGGTGCCCGCCGAAGCTCATCAGCGCACACGCCTTCCAATCCTTGTTTGTGTGAGTGGAGCAAAGGCACCAAATCGAAAATGAATGCTCGCTTTTGCAACACGCTCCGGGCTCACCCCTGTACACCGTATGTCACGCATACACGCGCATCCGCTCCGGTTTAAGACGcgcacagaaaacgaagagccTCTTTTAAACCAGCTACTGGTTTATCTCGCTTACTCAAGATTTCCATTCGAGCCTCTGAGGTCTGCCAGAATTCTTTTGCCCGGGGGTGAACGTAGTACTCCCACGCCCGACACAACGTGGCAATCTCCTCTGGGCTTCGAGGCTCGAAGGTTTCCTGGGTTGCGTATCGATCTGTGTAGACGCTCTCGCCCTGCGACACCGACAGAATCAGAAACTTTTCTGTTCGCAAAAGCTGTAAGGCACCCAGCACGAGATAGCGTGTGTGCAGCCGAAAAGGTCGAGACAAATATCGTCCGCAAAGCCACAGTTCATctagaaagaagagaaaacgttAGGGCGTATAGACACCTGAGAAACGGCACCGCATGTCTGCTGTCCACCACGTTCAGTATGGCCGTCACGCGAAAAACTGCGTGAAGCACGTTCCGGTAAAAGTCCCTTCCCCCCCTGCGTGTTGGCTTTCTCCCTCCATTCCGCCGTAGAAGACGGCGAGTTTCTGAGAGAAATCCGTGCATGTGTTTTGCGAAAAAGGTGTCACGCGTTGAAAGCTATGCACGAGAAGCCATGACGCACCCGCACACAAAACTGTTTACCTCAGAACTCGAGTAGCTCGCGTCAGTGCCAGTGGATCcgcctctttttttcttctttttgtcGTCGTCGGAGCTGGAGCCGAagccgaagagagacgcgaagggAGTGCTGCTACAAACACGGCAGTTCCACATTTTGCTTGCACTGCGTGTCGTCTGGGGCTGCGTAGACTACGGAGTCCGGAAGCGAGACGCCCCGTGATTtcgaggcgcagagaaaTTCCCTGTTCGTCTTTGTACACTAcacgaaaaagcgagagtGCTGCACGGCAGACTTCACCGCTCCACAGGCGGctgcagaggacgaagcgcGTCCGATGTTCACACACAGTCGTCACCCCCGCCGGAAGGTGGATTCGCAGCTCACGCACATTGTGTACTAGAAACCGTTATCCCGTTGCAGGTCTAGCCATGTGTCGCCCAACAAAGCTTCCAGAAAGAGTGGGGAAACGGTGTCCAACGCCCGCGAGACGTGGCTCTACCTTGGCTACTATATGCTCGAGGCTGTACCACCAGTTCGCGCCGCAGCCTTGCAGCAGGAGAAAAGGTAACTGGAGAAAGCCACTGGGAGGTCGGTTCAGAAAAATatccgagagagaggcgcttgcgtcaagagaaaaaaaacggatGTCGTGACCGACAGAAAGCCACAGCGACAGACTTGTTGCGACAACACCCGCCTCACAAAGACCATGCCCAGTTTTTTCAGACAGATGCCTCGTCTTTGAAGAAAAGTAGCCACCGGCAAGTTTATATTGGTTGCCAAAAACGCCAGAAAATAGTGAATTTCAGATGCCGCCGAAGGAAAATCAAAATAATTTTAGCTCAACGCAGAGAGTTATAAAAGGGCGAACGCGGCTTCTCCGCAACTCTGAGAAAGACGCACCGCCAACAAGCAGCGGGAGGTAGGCACCAGGTGCCGTGTCTCTGCCACAAAAGTTTCTCCTCGGTCCTAAACTGAAGACATTCGGAGAAAGATGCGCTCGACAAGAAATTTCGGCAGTTTTTTCAGTTGAGAAAAATTCCGGGCAAAAAAGCACCTCGAACCGGCTTTCAGGGTAGCTCAGAGTCTCACTGGAATAGCTTGTCGGCAGCCGAGGGTTCATTCCCCAGTGCCACATGAACAGCTACGTCGGCTGCGAAAGATAGTGGGAGATGGCCTCTCTG
This genomic interval carries:
- a CDS encoding hypothetical protein (encoded by transcript TGME49_209890), yielding MWNCRVCSSTPFASLFGFGSSSDDDKKKKKRGGSTGTDASYSSSEGESVYTDRYATQETFEPRSPEEIATLCRAWEYYVHPRAKEFWQTSEARMEILKRIAAGVHRDYDPVLGDDRQCVIWYGDLSEDDHLPVIRMVKPGESQESQTYVNRTLVFLYADEESFNELQEKPKKAFTMACGNPMCVNLTHIALDE